In a single window of the Rhodamnia argentea isolate NSW1041297 chromosome 2, ASM2092103v1, whole genome shotgun sequence genome:
- the LOC115729263 gene encoding protein AAR2 homolog isoform X2, producing the protein MDADTALELVRRGVTLLLLDVPQHTLLGIDTQMFSIGPAFKGLKMIPPGIHFVYYSSSSRDGKEFSPIVGFFVDAGPSEVVIRRWNAEEERLASVSEEEAERYCQAVRSMEFDRQLGPYDQNRFGDWKRLSNYITKETIQRLEPIGGEITVTSESEILKNTPKTAMEKALDEQLTTKKGSATEDMSQGRGCYYTSIPRFVKRQGIESHELTSLNLDKTLLLETILATEFGGSEDLLLGEFQFSFIAFLMGQSLESFFQWKALVGLLLGCTEAPFQTRTQLFTKFVRVIYYQLKHGLQKETADNRNTEQGTSALLDDLWFSTDSFLHRLCKDFFSLVLGAPVVDGELLSWTRKFKELLENALGWEFQQNSAVDGMYFDEDDEFAPTIEMIDDQNL; encoded by the exons ATGGACGCAGACACAGCTCTGGAGCTCGTGAGGCGAGGCGTCACGCTGCTTCTTCTCGACGTTCCTCAGCACACTCTCCTCGGCATCGATACTCAG ATGTTTTCTATTGGACCTGCTTTCAAGGGGCTTAAGATGATTCCTCCCGGTATTCATTTTGTCTACTACAGCTCTTCGAGCAG AGATGGCAAAGAGTTCTCACCAATTGTAGGATTTTTTGTTGATGCTGGTCCGTCTGAG GTTGTCATTCGAAGGTGGAATGCTGAAGAAGAGCGATTAGCTAGTGTGTCTGAAGAAGAG GCAGAGAGGTATTGTCAAGCAGTAAGAAGTATGGAGTTCGATAGACAACTGGGTCCTTATGATCAGAACCGATTTGGAGATTGGAAGCGTTTATCCAATTACATTACTAAGGAAACTATTCAAAGACTTG AACCCATTGGAGGAGAAATCACGGTCACGAGTGAGTCAGAGATCTTAAAGAACACCCCAAAAACAGCAATGGAAAAAGCTTTAGATGAACAACTGACAACAAAGAAGGGTTCAGCTACTGAGGACATGTCTCAGGGTAGGGGATGTTATTACACATCCATTCCCCGCTTTGTCAAGCGCCAAGGAATTGAAAGCCATGAACTTACTTCTTTAAATCTCGACAAG ACACTATTGCTCGAAACCATACTTGCAACAGAATTTGGAGGCTCGGAAGACTTGCTTCTTGGGGAATTCCAATTTTCCTTTATCGCATTTCTG ATGGGACAATCATTGGAATCATTTTTCCAGTGGAAAGCTTTGGTTGGCCTTTTGCTTGGTTGCACTGAAGCT CCTTTCCAGACGAGAACTCAGCTGTTCACAAAG TTTGTTAGGGTGATCTACTATCAGCTCAAGCACGGACTTCAAAAGGAGACTGCAGACAACAGGAATACAGAGCAGGGAACATCAGCGCTATTGGATGATTTGTGGTTTTCTACCGATAGCTTTTTGCACCGACTTTGCAAG GATTTCTTTTCGTTGGTGCTAGGTGCTCCAGTTGTTGATGGAGAACTTCTATCTTGG ACGAGGAAATTTAAAGAACTACTTGAGAATGCTCTTGGATGGGAGTTCCAGCAAAATAGTGCTGTTGATGGAATGTATttcgatgaagatgatgaa
- the LOC115737661 gene encoding LOW QUALITY PROTEIN: uncharacterized protein LOC115737661 (The sequence of the model RefSeq protein was modified relative to this genomic sequence to represent the inferred CDS: deleted 1 base in 1 codon): MAPSVGIPICVQCGTGSNPCRCKVVGPTVGFLAFAAAAIAEWPIGALVYCFRHSKGRRVMAHPATVVYPSVTNAIPL; encoded by the exons ATGGCCCCCAGCGTCGGAATCCCGATATGCGTGCAATGCGGGACGGGGAGCAACCCCTGCCGGTGCAAGGTGGTGGGGCCAACTGTGGGATTCCTGGCCTTCGCGGCCGCAGCCATCGCCGAGTGGCCCATC GGGGCCCTCGTCTACTGCTTCCGCCACAGCAAAGGCCGCCGTGTCATGGCGCATCCGGCCACCGTGGTTTATCCATCTGTCACCAATGCAATTCCCCTTTGA
- the LOC115740833 gene encoding uncharacterized protein At1g66480-like — protein sequence MGNGLGLRRNRRAKVMKINGETMKLRTPVRACQVVDDHPGHVLLDSESVKRFGIRARPLEPHHELKPEKLYFLVELPKFPNEHEKAPRRVRSGIQMGAKDRLECLMLSRRAESDMIRPTRASFRRDSAAPVQVKMRIPRAQLDKLMEESMDDAEVAQRIVDLYMGNVGVLREDKHLGSDQKLLMHQRQECHWKPAVGGIRESFMAPAVRFSSPSTSLNSRNANLSSFH from the exons atggggaacGGCTTAGGATTACGAAGGAATAGGAGAGCGAAGGTGATGAAGATCAACGGCGAGACCATGAAGCTGCGGACTCCGGTTCGAGCTTGCCAAGTGGTGGACGACCACCCGGGCCACGTGCTGCTCGACTCCGAGTCGGTCAAGCGCTTCGGCATCCGAGCTCGGCCGTTGGAGCCACACCACGAGCTCAAGCCCGAGAAATTATACTTCCTCGTCGAGCTGCCCAAGTTCCCCAACGAGCACGAGAAAGCCCCCAGGCGGGTTCGATCAG GTATACAGATGGGCGCTAAGGACCGGCTGGAATGCCTGATGCTGTCACGGAGAGCCGAGTCAGACATGATTAGGCCGACGAGGGCGAGTTTTCGTCGAGACAGTGCGGCGCCGGTGCAGGTGAAGATGCGGATTCCGAGGGCGCAGCTGGACAAATTGATGGAGGAAAGTATGGACGACGCGGAGGTCGCTCAGAGGATCGTCGATCTTTACATGGGAAATGTTGGAGTCCTCAGAGAGGATAAGCATTTGGGGAGTGATCAGAAGTTGTTGATGCACCAGCGTCAGGAGTGTCATTGGAAGCCTGCAGTTGGTGGCATTAGGGAGAGCTTCATGGCCCCGGCGGTTCGTTTCTCTTCTCCGTCGACATCATTAAATTCGAGGAATGCAAACCTAAGTTCGTTCCATTAG
- the LOC115729263 gene encoding protein AAR2 homolog isoform X1, whose product MDADTALELVRRGVTLLLLDVPQHTLLGIDTQMFSIGPAFKGLKMIPPGIHFVYYSSSSRDGKEFSPIVGFFVDAGPSEVVIRRWNAEEERLASVSEEEAERYCQAVRSMEFDRQLGPYDQNRFGDWKRLSNYITKETIQRLEPIGGEITVTSESEILKNTPKTAMEKALDEQLTTKKGSATEDMSQGRGCYYTSIPRFVKRQGIESHELTSLNLDKTLLLETILATEFGGSEDLLLGEFQFSFIAFLMGQSLESFFQWKALVGLLLGCTEAPFQTRTQLFTKFVRVIYYQLKHGLQKETADNRNTEQGTSALLDDLWFSTDSFLHRLCKDFFSLVLGAPVVDGELLSWTRKFKELLENALGWEFQQNSAVDGMYFDEDDEFAPTIEIIDDQNL is encoded by the exons ATGGACGCAGACACAGCTCTGGAGCTCGTGAGGCGAGGCGTCACGCTGCTTCTTCTCGACGTTCCTCAGCACACTCTCCTCGGCATCGATACTCAG ATGTTTTCTATTGGACCTGCTTTCAAGGGGCTTAAGATGATTCCTCCCGGTATTCATTTTGTCTACTACAGCTCTTCGAGCAG AGATGGCAAAGAGTTCTCACCAATTGTAGGATTTTTTGTTGATGCTGGTCCGTCTGAG GTTGTCATTCGAAGGTGGAATGCTGAAGAAGAGCGATTAGCTAGTGTGTCTGAAGAAGAG GCAGAGAGGTATTGTCAAGCAGTAAGAAGTATGGAGTTCGATAGACAACTGGGTCCTTATGATCAGAACCGATTTGGAGATTGGAAGCGTTTATCCAATTACATTACTAAGGAAACTATTCAAAGACTTG AACCCATTGGAGGAGAAATCACGGTCACGAGTGAGTCAGAGATCTTAAAGAACACCCCAAAAACAGCAATGGAAAAAGCTTTAGATGAACAACTGACAACAAAGAAGGGTTCAGCTACTGAGGACATGTCTCAGGGTAGGGGATGTTATTACACATCCATTCCCCGCTTTGTCAAGCGCCAAGGAATTGAAAGCCATGAACTTACTTCTTTAAATCTCGACAAG ACACTATTGCTCGAAACCATACTTGCAACAGAATTTGGAGGCTCGGAAGACTTGCTTCTTGGGGAATTCCAATTTTCCTTTATCGCATTTCTG ATGGGACAATCATTGGAATCATTTTTCCAGTGGAAAGCTTTGGTTGGCCTTTTGCTTGGTTGCACTGAAGCT CCTTTCCAGACGAGAACTCAGCTGTTCACAAAG TTTGTTAGGGTGATCTACTATCAGCTCAAGCACGGACTTCAAAAGGAGACTGCAGACAACAGGAATACAGAGCAGGGAACATCAGCGCTATTGGATGATTTGTGGTTTTCTACCGATAGCTTTTTGCACCGACTTTGCAAG GATTTCTTTTCGTTGGTGCTAGGTGCTCCAGTTGTTGATGGAGAACTTCTATCTTGG ACGAGGAAATTTAAAGAACTACTTGAGAATGCTCTTGGATGGGAGTTCCAGCAAAATAGTGCTGTTGATGGAATGTATttcgatgaagatgatgaa TTTGCTCCCACCATTGAAATTATTGACGACCAAAATCTGTAG
- the LOC125313706 gene encoding uncharacterized protein LOC125313706: MARPMPRPSVSIKTLVPFSATSLTFIFLLISVLPVLSILTFLCASHGKPKKSAKRGLSVPGSSEKRLFSRLNSSISSKALLMAKMISWKKTEGGEEDDGEDSDEALWRKTIIKGERCRPLDFSGKIEYDAEGNIVTA; the protein is encoded by the coding sequence ATGGCAAGACCAATGCCAAGACCATCGGTCTCGATCAAAACCCTTGTTCCGTTCTCTGCAACCTCTCTCACCTTCATCTTCCTCTTAATCTCCGTCCTCCCCGTCCTCTCTATCTTGACGTTCCTTTGCGCTTCCCACGGCAAACCCAAGAAGTCGGCAAAGCGCGGCCTGTCTGTCCCTGGGTCCAGCGAGAAGAGGCTCTTCTCGAGGCTCAACAGCAGCATCAGCAGCAAGGCGCTCCTGATGGCGAAGATGATATCATGGAAGAAGACggagggaggagaagaagacgaTGGCGAGGACAGCGACGAAGCTCTCTGGAGGAAGACGATCATTAAAGGAGAACGGTGCCGGCCCCTGGATTTCTCCGGGAAGATCGAGTACGACGCGGAAGGAAACATCGTAACTGCGTAG
- the LOC115737641 gene encoding uncharacterized protein LOC115737641, which translates to MAVGVGIPICVQCGTASNPCRCKVVGPTLGFLACAATAIVEWPVGALVYCFRHGKGRRIMAHPATVVYPSVTNAIPI; encoded by the coding sequence ATGGCCGTCGGCGTAGGAATCCCGATTTGCGTACAATGCGGGACGGCGAGCAACCCGTGCCGGTGCAAGGTGGTGGGGCCGACTCTGGGATTCCTGGCCTGCGCGGCCACGGCCATCGTTGAGTGGCCAGTCGGGGCGCTTGTCTACTGCTTCCGCCACGGCAAAGGCCGCCGCATCATGGCGCATCCGGCGACCGTGGTTTATCCATCCGTCACCAATGCAATTCCCATTTGA
- the LOC125313878 gene encoding uncharacterized protein LOC125313878 has translation MKRKKWSELEEQTLLTKYSELSSSGALAKLKTREKKFKPIAEHVNAAHHLQDPTRFPFKWSWRDVSIKVQNMRHQYLGVKQKIRASSGEFNWDDGENHWENFLRYKEVFGDVELEIKGKKLNAVDFLGDSRFGSSSDLGLGFDLEDDDDDDDDEEGGEDIEEGEEIEEAEAEAAANSDYENADDDGVSGNDIECDNVDIDQLNSAGEVRNGGENGGSGVVKSNKFKSGFVLRSNKKWPVLGAQVIDLRDAIVRREERRREIEFYKEKSLIDKAENRRELEFMKGMQQSERLERLESRELELDKRELIWARREIGRRSRLEREFDEERRRRRRMEEKREEEEMEWRGRMIELQVEHEKAIMQMQADACQNQMQILGVMARMVCQFFGSASDALSSGLSGLPPQVLQNLQHPAGLDDSAKPETNSPSEFI, from the coding sequence atgaAGCGCAAAAAATGGTCGGAGCTCGAAGAGCAGACTCTTCTCACCAAATACTCAGAGCTCTCGAGCTCCGGTGCCCTAGCCAAGCTCAAGACCCGCGAGAAGAAGTTCAAGCCCATCGCGGAGCACGTGAACGCCGCGCACCACCTCCAGGACCCGACCCGATTCCCATTCAAGTGGTCGTGGCGGGACGTGTCGATCAAGGTCCAGAACATGCGCCACCAGTACCTGGGTGTGAAGCAGAAGATCAGGGCCTCCAGCGGTGAGTTCAATTGGGACGACGGCGAGAATCACTGGGAGAATTTCTTGAGGTACAAGGAAGTGTTCGGCGATGTTGAGCTCGAAATTAAGGGCAAAAAGTTGAATGCAGTCGATTTCTTGGGGGATTCCCGGTTTGGGAGTTCCAGCGATCTGGGTTTAGGGTTTGATTtggaggacgacgacgacgacgacgacgatgaagaaggaggagaagacatagaagaaggagaagaaatagaagaagcagaagcagaagcagcggCAAATTCTGATTATGAAaatgctgatgatgatggtgtGAGCGGCAATGATATCGAGTGTGATAATGTTGATATTGATCAACTGAATAGTGCGGGGGAGGTTAGGAATGGGGGGGAAAATGGGGGATCGGGTGTTGTTAAGTCAAATAAATTCAAAAGTGGGTTCGTACTAAGATCGAACAAGAAATGGCCGGTTTTGGGTGCGCAAGTGATTGACTTGAGGGATGCGATAGTgaggagagaagagaggaggagagagatagAGTTTTATAAAGAGAAGAGCTTAATTGACAAAGCAGAAAATAGGAGGGAGCTGGAGTTTATGAAGGGAATGCAACAGAGCGAGAGGTTGGAGAGGTTGGAGAGCCGGGAATTGGAGTTGGACAAACGGGAATTGATCTGGGCGAGGAGGGAAATCGGGCGGCGGTCGAGGTTAGAAAGGGAGTTCGATGAGgagcggcggcggaggaggaggatggaggagaagagggaggaggaggagatggagtgGAGGGGGAGGATGATTGAGTTGCAGGTCGAGCACGAGAAGGCGATAATGCAGATGCAAGCCGATGCTTGCCAGAACCAAATGCAGATCCTCGGGGTCATGGCCCGGATGGTTTGTCAGTTCTTCGGTTCGGCGAGCGATGCTTTGAGCAGCGGGTTGAGCGGCTTGCCCCCACAAGTTTTGCAGAACTTGCAGCATCCCGCAGGTTTGGATGATAGTGCCAAGCCCGAGACGAATTCGCCTTCGGAATTCATATGA
- the LOC115729503 gene encoding uncharacterized protein LOC115729503 isoform X4, with the protein MLLPRIGSEFKNEPLPWRGLSRFSRCYNLFNRGKPGDEEFRKSWRQEMEEDTSVWTGSEDEGETDEKSQNNLERKIRKVRQEAKEHSDLIDADDSDELHSIWSDSDEEKTLWTGSECDDDNDIPTEAFPNEASDKYIDKLFEFEEKPKYRTISELLKAENEPEELSPGKKARKIAVENALKKLKKGPDGRYVNVWEVMSDVDILIGAFENIVSGPEYEELRQGGPKRLNMQFFKDIQARMRDPNYKFSPELKLKPKSKLVPRKKWQKAQSRRRKAQKR; encoded by the exons ATGCTTTTGCCAAGAATTGGGTCCGAGTTCAAGAACGAGCCGCTCCCCTGGCGGGGCTTGTCCCGTTTTTCAAG ATGTTACAATCTCTTTAACAGAGGTAAGCCAGGAGATGAAGAATTCAGGAAATCCTGGAGgcaagagatggaagaagacACTTCCGTATGGACAGGAAGTGAGGATGAAGGCGAAACTGATGAGAAGAGTCAGAACAATCTTGAAAGAAAGATTCGTAAAGTCAGGCAAGAGGCGAAAGAGCATTCTGACCTGATTGATGCAGATGATAGTGATGAACTACATAGTATATGGTCTGATAGTGACGAGGAGAAGACATTGTGGACCGGCAGTGAGTGCGACGACGACAACGACATTCCTACTGAAGCATTCCCCAATGAAGCCAGTGATAAGTACATAGACAAGTTATTTGAGTTTGAGGAAAAACCGAAATACAGGACGATCTCAGAGCTGCTGAAAGCTGAAAATGAACCAGAAGAGTTGTCCCCTGGGAAGAAAGCCCGGAAAATAGCAGTTGAGAATGccttgaagaaattgaaaaagggaCCCGATGGTCGGTATGTTAACGTGTGGGAAGTCATGAGTGACGTGGACATTTTAATTGGTGCTTTCGAGAATATAGTTTCTGGACCCGAGTACGAGGAACTCAGACAGGGAGGACCTAAGAGGTTGAATATGCAGTTCTTCAAGGATATCCAAGCACGCATGAGGGATCCGAATTACAAGTTCTCGCCTGAATTGAAGCTGAAACCAAAGAGCAAGCTCGTTCCGAGGAAGAAATGGCAGAAGGCGCAATCCAGGAGGAGAAAAGCACAAAAGCGCTAA
- the LOC115729503 gene encoding uncharacterized protein LOC115729503 isoform X1, producing MTPFRLSSRASHSLLSSFCRRRDLTVFPSLQRSQCFCQELGPSSRTSRSPGGACPVFQASRMYAGDERRCYNLFNRGKPGDEEFRKSWRQEMEEDTSVWTGSEDEGETDEKSQNNLERKIRKVRQEAKEHSDLIDADDSDELHSIWSDSDEEKTLWTGSECDDDNDIPTEAFPNEASDKYIDKLFEFEEKPKYRTISELLKAENEPEELSPGKKARKIAVENALKKLKKGPDGRYVNVWEVMSDVDILIGAFENIVSGPEYEELRQGGPKRLNMQFFKDIQARMRDPNYKFSPELKLKPKSKLVPRKKWQKAQSRRRKAQKR from the exons ATGACCCCGTTTAGACTCTCTTCCCGAGCCTCCCACtcgcttctctcttctttttgcaGAAGAAGAGACTTGACTGTGTTTCCGTCTCTTCAAAG GTCGCAATGCTTTTGCCAAGAATTGGGTCCGAGTTCAAGAACGAGCCGCTCCCCTGGCGGGGCTTGTCCCGTTTTTCAAG CATCACGTATGTATGCTGGTGATGAGCGCAGATGTTACAATCTCTTTAACAGAGGTAAGCCAGGAGATGAAGAATTCAGGAAATCCTGGAGgcaagagatggaagaagacACTTCCGTATGGACAGGAAGTGAGGATGAAGGCGAAACTGATGAGAAGAGTCAGAACAATCTTGAAAGAAAGATTCGTAAAGTCAGGCAAGAGGCGAAAGAGCATTCTGACCTGATTGATGCAGATGATAGTGATGAACTACATAGTATATGGTCTGATAGTGACGAGGAGAAGACATTGTGGACCGGCAGTGAGTGCGACGACGACAACGACATTCCTACTGAAGCATTCCCCAATGAAGCCAGTGATAAGTACATAGACAAGTTATTTGAGTTTGAGGAAAAACCGAAATACAGGACGATCTCAGAGCTGCTGAAAGCTGAAAATGAACCAGAAGAGTTGTCCCCTGGGAAGAAAGCCCGGAAAATAGCAGTTGAGAATGccttgaagaaattgaaaaagggaCCCGATGGTCGGTATGTTAACGTGTGGGAAGTCATGAGTGACGTGGACATTTTAATTGGTGCTTTCGAGAATATAGTTTCTGGACCCGAGTACGAGGAACTCAGACAGGGAGGACCTAAGAGGTTGAATATGCAGTTCTTCAAGGATATCCAAGCACGCATGAGGGATCCGAATTACAAGTTCTCGCCTGAATTGAAGCTGAAACCAAAGAGCAAGCTCGTTCCGAGGAAGAAATGGCAGAAGGCGCAATCCAGGAGGAGAAAAGCACAAAAGCGCTAA
- the LOC115729573 gene encoding pyridoxal kinase gives MSRIVPPILALALPSETGRVLSIQSHTVQGYVGNKSAVFPLQLLGYDVDPINSVQFSNHTGYPTFKGQVLNGQQLWELIEGLEANDLLYYTHLLTGYIGSVSFLNTVLQVVNKLRSVNPKLTYVCDPVMGDEGKLYIPQELVTVYREKVVPVASMLTPNQFEAELLTGYRIVSERDGREVCNKLHDAGPSKVVITSINIDGNLLLIGSHQKEKGQAPEQFKILIPKIPAYFTGTGDLMTALLLGWSNKHPDNLDKAAELAVSSLQAVLQRTVNDYRSAEFNPQSSSLEIRLIQSQDDVRNPQVNFEAERFN, from the exons ATGTCGAGAATAGTGCCTCCGATCCTCGCTCTGGCCTTGCCTTCGGAGACCGGTCGAGTCCTCAGCATCCAATCGCATACTGTTCAG GGATATGTTGGCAACAAATCAGCCGTCTTCCCTTTGCAGCTGTTGGGTTACGACGTTGACCCCATCAATTCAGTACAGTTCTCGAACCACACAG GTTACCCAACTTTTAAGGGTCAAGTCTTGAATGGACAACAATTATGGGAACTAATTGAAGGCCTTGAAGCGAATGATCTACTATATTATACGCACTTGTTGACAG GTTATATTGGTTCAGTTTCATTCTTGAATACTGTGTTGCAAGTCGTCAACAAACTCCGTTCTGTAAACCCTAAACTGACGTATG TCTGCGATCCTGTGATGGGTGATGAAGGGAAGCTTTATATTCCTCAGGAGCTGGTGACAGTCTACCGGGAGAAG GTTGTTCCAGTGGCCTCAATGTTGACTCCTAATCAATTTGAAGCCGAACTTTTGACTGGGTATAG GATAGTGTCTGAAAGGGATGGCAGGGAAGTTTGTAATAAGCTTCATGACGCTGGACCTTCGAAG GTTGTGATTACAAGTATAAATATAGATGGGAACCTGCTCCTCATAGGCAGtcatcaaaaggaaaag GGTCAGGCTCCTGAGCAATTCAAGATCTTGATTCCAAAAATTCCTGCTTATTTCACg GGAACGGGAGATCTCATGACTGCACTTCTTCTTGGATGGAGCAAT AAACATCCTGACAACCTTGATAAGGCGGCAGAGCTTGCGGTGTCAAGCTTACAG GCAGTACTTCAGAGAACAGTGAACGACTACAGAAGTGCCGAGTTCAACCCACAATCGAGCAGCTTGGAGATTCGATTGATTCAAAGTCAAGATGATGTTCGGAACCCACAGGTCAATTTCGAAGCGGAAAGATTCAACTAG